A part of Gracilimonas sediminicola genomic DNA contains:
- a CDS encoding glycoside hydrolase family 3 N-terminal domain-containing protein — MKSRFSTAFFIVIGFLLINTTAGNAQSLSEFLFGQTVQNFPEKTIDKSSEEYLDSLIVHTTLKEKIGQLFFIPAEGEFTNREDRNYKLLEEMVQKHHVGGIIFMHGDIYGQAIMTNKLQRMAKFPLWVSQDMEFGAAMRVSGTTRFTPAMGVAATGDKRNAFMMGKITAIEAKALGVHQIYAPVLDVNNNPDNPVINVRSFSGDPQIVSEFGTAFMQGVQSERLVATAKHFPGHGDTDVDSHSDLPVVNYDYNRLDSLELIPFRAAIDGGIGSVMSAHIAFPNLNPTEFLPATLDSVILGSLLMDSLKFDGMVVTDGLEMKGISSKFSPGRAVVQALNAGADIMLISPDVYTAINEVHQAVEDGEITEERINKSFAKLMLWKQQYGLFDSENQADVNELDTKINTAFHEAEARRIARESITLLKNENNILPLLPSEYPEIMVVSVADDRSGRTGSDFVRELRDYHPDVTFHIYDERTSEQDKKRILNKAGEVDLIIIGSFLHLKNGQTVHLNSEQQYFLNNLVKSRKPTVLVSFGNPYVLSDLKDTDAHVLGWYHSSQQVHGVVPALFGASKISARLPIEIPGLYPLGAGLEMEHTTLRFGEPEEVNLDHEKLFEVDRIINQAIRDSVFPGAVVGIVKDGVLAYNRGYGYQDYEKTEAVRDTDVFDLASITKVMATTTAIMKLVDEGELTLDDPIANYIEEFNTDKKKNITIRDLLLHQSGLPAFRVYVDSLTERSQIVEAIKNEPLVFEPGSDYVYSDLGMILLGEIVYEVSGSRLDRFMRNEFYFPMNMYSTFFNPASTSRWLVPRISPTEIDTVFDRGKVRGRVHDERAYFMDGVAGHAGLFSSSIDMAKYSNMLLNEGVYSGKRYLKAETIREFTSKQSEHSGRGLGFDRKSPGGFSTAGMLAGEDTFGHLGFTGTSLWIDREKNMAVILLTNRTFPYRSYGKRISEIRAKVADAAFSAITN; from the coding sequence ATGAAAAGCAGGTTTTCCACAGCTTTTTTTATCGTGATCGGTTTTCTTCTGATTAATACTACAGCAGGGAATGCCCAAAGTTTGTCCGAGTTTCTTTTTGGGCAAACCGTTCAAAACTTCCCCGAAAAAACGATCGATAAATCTTCAGAAGAATATCTCGACTCCCTGATTGTACATACCACTTTGAAAGAAAAAATCGGGCAGCTCTTTTTTATTCCGGCCGAAGGTGAGTTTACAAACCGGGAAGACCGTAATTATAAACTGCTGGAAGAGATGGTGCAAAAACATCATGTGGGTGGCATCATCTTTATGCACGGTGATATATACGGGCAGGCCATCATGACCAACAAATTGCAGCGGATGGCCAAATTCCCCCTTTGGGTATCGCAGGATATGGAATTCGGAGCTGCGATGCGGGTGTCGGGTACAACCCGGTTCACCCCTGCCATGGGCGTTGCTGCCACCGGCGACAAGCGCAATGCCTTTATGATGGGAAAGATAACCGCTATTGAAGCCAAGGCATTGGGTGTTCACCAGATTTATGCTCCTGTTCTGGATGTAAACAACAATCCGGATAACCCGGTCATCAATGTGCGCTCTTTTTCAGGAGATCCTCAGATTGTATCTGAATTCGGTACTGCGTTTATGCAAGGCGTGCAAAGTGAGCGCTTGGTTGCCACCGCCAAACATTTTCCCGGCCATGGAGATACCGATGTTGATTCGCACAGCGACCTTCCCGTTGTCAATTATGACTACAACCGCCTTGATTCCCTGGAATTGATCCCATTCCGTGCTGCTATTGATGGTGGTATCGGAAGCGTGATGAGTGCTCATATCGCCTTTCCGAACCTGAACCCAACTGAATTCCTCCCCGCCACTCTCGATTCGGTTATCCTGGGAAGTTTGCTCATGGATTCTCTTAAGTTTGATGGCATGGTAGTGACCGATGGACTGGAAATGAAAGGCATCAGTTCCAAATTTTCACCCGGGCGGGCTGTTGTACAGGCTTTGAATGCCGGTGCCGACATTATGCTCATCAGCCCGGATGTTTATACCGCCATCAACGAAGTACATCAAGCCGTTGAAGATGGTGAAATCACTGAAGAGCGAATTAACAAATCGTTTGCCAAGCTGATGCTCTGGAAGCAGCAATACGGACTATTTGATTCGGAGAACCAGGCAGATGTCAATGAGCTGGATACCAAGATAAACACGGCATTTCATGAAGCTGAAGCCCGTCGCATTGCCCGGGAGTCTATCACGCTGCTGAAGAATGAGAATAATATCTTGCCTCTGCTCCCATCTGAATATCCGGAGATCATGGTGGTTTCGGTTGCCGATGACCGGTCCGGCCGAACGGGATCTGACTTTGTGAGAGAACTCCGCGACTATCACCCCGATGTTACTTTCCATATCTACGATGAAAGAACGAGTGAGCAGGATAAAAAAAGGATTTTGAATAAAGCCGGTGAAGTGGACCTGATCATCATCGGTTCATTTTTACACCTTAAAAACGGTCAAACCGTTCACCTGAATTCCGAGCAGCAGTATTTCCTGAACAACCTGGTAAAAAGCCGGAAACCCACCGTACTGGTTTCATTTGGAAACCCATATGTACTTTCAGATTTAAAGGATACCGATGCCCATGTATTAGGCTGGTACCATTCATCCCAACAGGTTCATGGTGTGGTTCCAGCCCTGTTTGGAGCCAGTAAAATCAGTGCCAGGCTCCCCATCGAAATACCAGGGCTTTACCCCTTGGGAGCCGGACTGGAAATGGAGCATACCACCCTGCGGTTTGGGGAACCGGAAGAAGTTAACCTGGATCATGAAAAGCTGTTTGAAGTGGACCGAATTATTAACCAGGCCATCAGAGATTCTGTGTTTCCGGGAGCCGTAGTTGGTATAGTAAAAGATGGTGTGCTGGCTTACAATCGCGGATATGGTTACCAGGATTACGAAAAAACAGAGGCCGTAAGAGATACGGATGTATTTGATTTGGCATCCATCACGAAAGTAATGGCTACCACAACCGCTATTATGAAACTGGTTGATGAAGGTGAACTTACCCTCGATGACCCTATTGCCAACTACATTGAAGAATTCAACACTGACAAGAAGAAGAACATTACCATCCGCGACCTCCTGCTCCATCAAAGCGGACTTCCGGCTTTCCGCGTGTATGTGGATTCACTTACGGAAAGAAGCCAAATTGTGGAGGCAATTAAGAATGAGCCTTTGGTTTTCGAACCCGGCTCTGATTATGTGTACAGTGACTTGGGGATGATTCTTCTGGGTGAAATTGTTTATGAAGTAAGCGGCAGCCGGCTCGACCGGTTCATGAGAAATGAATTTTATTTCCCGATGAATATGTATAGCACTTTTTTCAATCCGGCTTCAACCAGTCGCTGGCTGGTACCCAGAATATCACCCACTGAAATTGATACCGTTTTTGATCGCGGAAAAGTACGAGGCAGGGTGCATGACGAACGCGCCTACTTCATGGATGGCGTGGCCGGTCATGCCGGGTTGTTTTCATCTTCCATCGACATGGCCAAATACAGCAACATGCTGCTGAATGAAGGCGTGTATTCCGGCAAAAGATATCTGAAAGCTGAAACCATCCGCGAGTTTACCTCCAAACAATCGGAGCACAGTGGGCGCGGTTTAGGTTTTGACCGAAAAAGTCCGGGCGGTTTTTCAACTGCGGGGATGCTTGCCGGTGAGGATACTTTTGGTCATTTAGGCTTTACGGGCACCAGCCTTTGGATTGACAGAGAGAAAAATATGGCCGTTATTCTGTTAACCAATCGAACATTTCCGTACCGGTCGTATGGAAAGCGAATTAGTGAAATCAGGGCTAAAGTTGCAGATGCAGCCTTTTCCGCAATAACCAATTAG
- a CDS encoding cytidine deaminase: MSWNPLYEQSYVPYSSNKHACVVESKSGKCYAGVRIENISYPLTIPAAQAACAICLSEGEIPAKIYTEDPSSEQLDYWGKEFELEVIETNNPSQDKLEDLFHPSKKDFEVLPRLKTLLDNAVTPNSDFPVSAILFTEDGYFEGVNVEVSAWTHGICAERVAISKAFAAGRTEFTRLEVHTRKGEISSPCGACRQVISELLPYHDIVLHHSDGTQSEHLSLDLLPFSFKSSALKK, translated from the coding sequence ATGAGCTGGAATCCACTTTACGAACAATCTTATGTACCCTACTCTTCGAACAAACACGCATGTGTGGTAGAAAGCAAATCCGGGAAATGTTACGCCGGGGTGAGAATTGAGAATATTTCATACCCACTCACTATTCCGGCAGCCCAGGCTGCTTGTGCCATCTGCCTTAGTGAAGGTGAGATTCCTGCTAAAATCTATACTGAAGATCCTTCATCTGAACAGCTGGATTACTGGGGCAAAGAGTTTGAGCTGGAAGTCATAGAAACCAACAACCCATCACAGGATAAACTGGAAGATCTCTTCCATCCCTCAAAAAAAGATTTTGAAGTACTGCCCAGATTAAAAACACTGCTGGACAATGCCGTTACTCCCAACTCCGACTTCCCGGTTTCTGCGATTTTATTTACAGAAGATGGATATTTCGAAGGCGTGAACGTGGAAGTAAGTGCATGGACACACGGCATCTGCGCAGAAAGAGTAGCTATTTCCAAGGCTTTTGCTGCAGGACGTACCGAGTTTACCCGTCTGGAAGTGCACACCCGAAAGGGAGAAATCAGCAGTCCATGTGGGGCCTGCCGCCAGGTAATCTCCGAGCTGCTTCCCTATCATGACATCGTTCTTCATCATTCTGATGGAACACAGTCGGAGCACCTTTCCCTCGACCTTCTACCCTTTAGCTTCAAGTCTTCTGCTCTCAAGAAATAA